Proteins encoded by one window of Channa argus isolate prfri chromosome 13, Channa argus male v1.0, whole genome shotgun sequence:
- the LOC137139271 gene encoding LOW QUALITY PROTEIN: transmembrane protease serine 12 (The sequence of the model RefSeq protein was modified relative to this genomic sequence to represent the inferred CDS: inserted 2 bases in 1 codon; substituted 1 base at 1 genomic stop codon) encodes MRLLAAIPVQPPGGSQIVGGQDAPDGSWPCQVSLQIQGPLQWVNPQSLWVLTAAHCFYKNMXESQTHVNDNDVTLMILSSPFNLTDHVQPICTPHHVTLEFILSFIHCSISGWGSHILMWCRMMNSLQEAEVELIDRTTCNLIRWXLIAENMICTRLEIIAADTCQGDSGGPLQCFSVDEERFYVVGVTSFRKDRGLPYKLGVYDNPAAIILMR; translated from the exons atgagACTGTTGGCAGCCATTCCTGTTCAGCCCCCAGGAGGATCCCAGATAGTAGGGGGTCAGGATGCTCCTGACGGGTCCTGGCCTTGTCAGGTCAGCCTCCAGATCCAGGGACCATTGCAGTGGGTTAATCCACAGAGTCTATGGGTGCTCACTGCTGCACACTGTTTCTACAAAAACATGTGAGAATCACAAACACATGTCAAC GACAATGATGTGACACTGATGATTCTCAGCTCTCCCTTTAATTTAACTGACCACGTCCAACCCATCTGCACCCCTCATCATGTTACCCTTGAGTTCATTCTAAGCTTCATCCACTGTTCCATCTCAGGATGGGGGAGCCACATCCTGATGTGGT GCCGGATGATGAACAGTTTGCAGGAAGCTGAGGTGGAGCTCATTGACAGGACAACATGTAACCTGATCAGATG CCTCATCGCAGAAAACATGATATGTACTAGACTGGAGATCATAGCGGCCGATACCTGTCAG GGTGACAGCGGAGGTCCTCTGCAGTGCTTCAGTGTGGATGAGGAGAGGTTTTATGTTGTTGGAGTGACAAGCTTCAGGAAAGACCGTGGACTTCCTTACAAGCTGGGGGTGTACGACAATCCAGCAGCTATAATACTGATGAGATAA